The following are from one region of the Chanos chanos chromosome 10, fChaCha1.1, whole genome shotgun sequence genome:
- the LOC115823489 gene encoding kinesin heavy chain-like, with product MVDAAECGVKVMCRFRPLNESEIIRGDKYIPKFKGEDTVIISGKPYVFDRVLPPNTTQEHVYNDCAKQIVKDVLGGYNGTIFAYGQTSSGKTHTMEGKLHDPQQMGIIPRIAQDIFDHIYSMDENLEFHIKVSYFEIYLDKIRDLLDVSKTNLAVHEDKNRVPYVKGCTERFVSSPEEVMDVIDEGKANRHVAVTNMNEHSSRSHSIFLINIKQENVETEKKLSGKLYLVDLAGSEKVSKTGAEGAVLDEAKNINKSLSALGNVISALAEGTKTHVPYRDSKMTRILQDSLGGNCRTTIIICCSPSVFNEAETKSTLMFGQRAKTIKNTVSVNMELTAEEWKKKYEKEKEKTRGLKHIIQRLENELKRWRKGETVPVEEQLSGKEQKNCDATPLIDSLAPPPAPLSDSEKTQYEELISDLYQQLDDKDDEINQQSQLAEKLKEQMVDQDEVLASTRRDYEKIQEELSRLQLENEAAKEEVKEVLQALEELAVNYDQKSQEVEERGRNNEQLSEELMQKSAALACVERELAQLQELSSHHKKRAAEILSLLLRDLSEIGSIIGTSDLKAMNEANGVIEEEFTMARLYISKMKSEVKSLVNRSKQLESAQAETARKMAANEKELASCQLLISQHQAKIKSLTDYMQNVEQKKRQLEESQDSLMEELAKLHAQEKMHEVSVMDREKEHMSKMQDAEEMKRTLEEQMESHREAHQKQLARLRDEIDDKQRTLDELKDLNQALQLEQKKLISDYDKLKQEEQEKDERLQKLIMLNEKREQAKEDLKGLEETVAKELQTLHNLRKLFIQDLTTRVKRSAELDCDESGGSLAQKQKITFLENNLEQLTKVHKQLVRDNADLRCELPKLEKRLRATAERVKALEAALREAKENAMRDRKRYQQEVDRIKEAVRAKNQARRSHNAQIAKPIRAGHHHQVAPPTSSSSIRGGGSIESPEYWTGLFFLIFIQVTVKVLSPE from the exons GGAAAGCCTTATGTATTTGACCGAGTTCTGCCccccaacacaacacaggaacACGTTTACAATGACTGTGCCAAACAGATTGTTAAAG ATGTGCTGGGAGGGTACAATGGAACCATCTTTGCCTATGGCCAAACCTCATCAGGGAAAACGCACACCATGGAG ggCAAGCTTCATGACCCCCAGCAGATGGGCATTATCCCACGTATTGCCCAGGACATCTTTGACCATATCTACTCCATGGATGAAAACCTGGAGTTTCATATCAAG GTGTCCTACTTTGAGATCTACTTGGACAAAATCAGGGACCTGTTGGATG TTTCCAAGACCAATCTGGCAGTGcatgaggacaaaaacagggTGCCCTACGTCAAG GGCTGCACTGAACGCTTTGTATCTAGTCCTGAGGAAGTGATGGATGTGATTGATGAGGGCAAAGCTAATCGACATGTTGCCGTCACAA ACATGAATGAGCACAGCTCCCGCAGCCACAGTATCTTCCTGATTAATATCAAGCAAGAGAATGTGGAGACTGAGAAGAAACTTTCCGGGAAACTTTACCTGGTTGATCTGGCTGGAAGTGAGAAG GTCAGTAAAACTGGAGCAGAAGGAGCTGTGTTGGATGAGGCTAAAAATATCAATaagtctctctctgctctggggAATGTTATCTCGGCGCTGGCAGAAGGAACC AAAACTCACGTACCATACAGAGACAGCAAGATGACCAGGATCCTTCAGGACTCGTTGGGTGGAAACTGTCGCACTACCATTATCATCTGTTGCTCACCTTCCGTATTCAATGAAGCTGAAACCAAGTCTACCCTCATGTTTGGCCAGAG AGCCAAGACCATCAAGAACACAGTGTCTGTTAACATGGAGTTAACAGCAGAGGAGTGGAAGAAGaagtatgagaaagagaaagagaagaccaGGGGTCTTAAACACATCATCCAGCGTCTGGAGAATGAGCTGAAACGCTGGAGAAAAG GTGAAACAGTTCCAGTGGAGGAGCAACTCAGTGGCAAAGAGCAGAAGAATTGTGATGCCACACCCTTAATTGATAGCCTGGCCCCACCCCCTGCACCACTGTCTGACTCAGAGAAGACTCAGTATGAAGAGTTAATCAGTGATTTGTATCAGCAATTAGATGACAAG GATGATGAGATCAACCAGCAGAGTCAGTTGGCAGAGAAGCTGAAAGAACAGATGGTGGATCAGGATGAG GTATTGGCATCGACTCGGAGGGACTATGAAAAAATCCAGGAGGAGTTGTCACGTCTGCAGCTAGAGAATGAGGCAGcaaaagaggaggtgaaggaggtgCTGCAGGCCCTGGAGGAGCTTGCTGTCAACTATGACCAGAAGAGCCAGGaggtggaagagagaggacGCAACAATGAACAACTCTCAGAGGAGCTGATGCAGAAGAGC gcAGCACTGGCGTGTGTTGAGAGGGAGTTGGCCCAGCTGCAGGAGTTGAGCAGCCACCATAAGAAGAGAGCTGCAGAGATCCTCAGTCTTCTGCTTAGAGACCTCAGTGAGATTGGCAGTATCATTGGCACCAGTGATCTGAAAGCT ATGAATGAAGCAAATGGTGTGATTGAGGAGGAGTTTACCATGGCAAGACTCTACATTAGTAAGATGAAGTCGGAGGTGAAGTCTCTGGTCAATCGCAGTAAACAGTTAGAGAGTGCCCAGGCTGAAACTGCACGCAAGATGGCAGCCAATGAGAAAGAGTTGGCTTCCTGTCAGCTCCTGATCTCCCAG CACCAGGCGAAGATCAAGTCCCTGACAGACTACATGCAGAACGTGGAGCAGAAGAAGAGACAGCTGGAGGAAAGCCAGGACTCACTGATGGAGGAGCTGGCCAAGCTCCATGCCCAGG AAAAGATGCATGAAGTCTCTGTGATGGACAGGGAGAAGGAGCATATGAGCAAAATGCAGGATGCCGAGGAAATGAAG AGGACTCTGGAGGAGCAGATGGAGAGCCACAGAGAAGCCCACCAGAAGCAGCTCGCTCGTCTTCGTGATGAAATTGATGACAAGCAGAGGACTCTGGATGAGCTCAAAGA TCTGAACCAGGCTCTTCAGCTGGAACAGAAGAAGCTCATCTCCGACTATGACAAACTCAAACAGGAGGAGCAAGAAAAAGATGAGAGGCTGCAAAAGCTCAT CATGTTGAACGAGAAGAGGGAGCAGGCCAAGGAAGATCTCAAAGGCCTAGAGGAGACTGTG GCCAAGGAGCTCCAAACTCTTCACAACCTGAGGAAACTCTTCATTCAGGACCTCACCACACGAGTCAAAAGG AGTGCTGAGCTGGATTGTGATGAGTCAGGTGGTAGTCTAGCTCAGAAACAGAAGATTACATTCTTGGAGAATAATCTGGAGCAACTCACTAAAGTCCACAAACAG CTGGTGCGTGACAATGCAGATCTGCGTTGTGAGCTGCCTAAACTGGAAAAGCGTCTGCGTGCGACTGCAGAGAGGGTGAAGGCTCTGGAGGCTGCACTCAGGGAGGCCAAGGAGAATGctatgagagacagaaaacgcTACCAGCAGGAGGTGGACAGGATAAAAGAGGCTGTGAGAGCGAAGAACCAGGCCCGGCGGAGCCATAATGCACAGATTG CAAAGCCCATTCGTGCTGGGCATCATCATCAAGTAGCCCCTCCCACATCAAGCTCTTCCATCCGGGGAG GAGGGAGTATTGAATCACCAGAGTACTGGACGGGTCTTTTCTTCTTAATCTTTATCCAAG TTACGGTCAAAGTCCTGTCTCCAGAGTAG